TATTGTTTTGTGTAATAGTGTATTACAGAGCATTGCATTGTGCAGTGTTGTATTGCATAATATTGTCTGGTACTGtatggtattgcattgtatCTAGTGCATTGTTCTATACAGCATCATATTGCATATTATTGTCTAATATTGCATGCTATTGTTATGTATTGCACAATACTGTATGACGTATGTATTGTATACCTGGCTTAATGAGCCACCCGTCCTGCTGATACCACACTGCCAGGGACATGGCGTCAATGACAAAGTCCACCCGCACCCAGTTTGTGCCCGGCGGCACCGTTACACGGCTGAACCACACCAGCTGCAGTTTGGGAGCATAGGCTGGTCGTTGTCTCCTGCTAACGTAGATCTGCACCACCTgtatacacaacaacaacacgaattTCATGTAAATTTAATTAAGCCACCTGcgtacacataaacacacacacacacacacacacagatacacagacacagacagacacacagacacacagacacacagacacacagacacacacacgcatttaaAATAGTTAGATGTCTGAATCACAGCACTCCAGCTGACGTTTTAGAGCATTAGATGGTAGTTGTCTTCATGCTGATTAAATCTCAACCACATGCATGCAAGTTTTCAGTAAGAGGAACACAAAGAAAGGATAGGGAAAGATGACCTTGACACGTCGTTACCAATGTTTCAGGCTTCGGTATCAAAGAGAAAGTCGTAGGACAGGTTGACTTCTACCGTGTCTAGATCTGAGATCAGTCCAGAAAGTGCACAGTTTGAGATCTCTTTTTAAATTCGTGCGTATTTGTTTCACAACGTGGGGACGTGAGAGGAGCGGATGACACGAAATACTGTATACACGACACGGTCATCGTTTTGCCTGAAAATCCGTCATTTGCTCAATACTTGCCTAGACCCCAAAAACAAGTTACGTTCATGTCTTCAAAGGCACAGTCCTCTACTTTcaaatatagagaatactacatggcttgctgtgtcgtaccagatttacacgagttttttttttaaatattgatctgcgagcgaaagcgagctgttcactatttgaaaaagcaacgagtgtaaatctggtacgacacagcaagccatgtagtattctgtttatcctacatactgtacttacgtgtattttactgaaaatgtcttgcagacgaggcagctaaattgaagacgcttgttttggaacctcgatctcttctcgtgcaatctattacgtcaaagcaaagaaacgtcactctgaaagtgtggcgtgacctgttagttctaaagattcatcgagggtaattagcgagcgcaatttttgtttctatgatgacgtttgtctcggtgactttggcatcataagcagtggaaaaacaggtccctgccagacttgcttgacatgacctcatttacatgatatacacacgtgtgatttgaacgattattatctcacgggtgtctctctcacgtaggTAGGATAAACTTGAAttcgccatctcagatctggcctggcttttacattagatcatccctccacttagactCATACCAAAACACAATCAACTACCTTGCAGCTCTTTGCGCCGAGTGGTGATGTTTTAATGAATTGATTTTTGTGGATGCTTGTGGCAATCTGTAAAATAAGTATATCAACAAATCCCATTTTGCACCGGAAGCAATGGAATTGGAGTTTTGACGTTCTCATCCAATGTTCAAGCCTAGGCAGATTAGACATGGTGAACAGACAAGACTCTGTCTTCAAGTTACCTCCTCAGCTTCCATCGTCCCGTTGTTTTGGATGAAGACATATCCTTTCAAAGGCTGACCGGGTGTCTCGTAAAGGACCAGCTCCTCATACACAAACGCGGTGTAGGATAGTCCGTAGCCAAACGGGTAGAGTGGGTCGCCTTCAAAGTAGCGGTACGTTCTGCCCTGCATCGAGTAGTTTACAATTGGAGGCATCTGAAACAAAAACGGTTGATTCCGGTAGACTCTAGATATAACCCCAAGGAAGTGACGGCAcatattaacaagtcgcgtaaggcgaaaatacaatatttagtcaagtagctgccatttttcagcaagaccgtatactcgtagcatcgtcagtccaccgctcatggcaaaggcagtgaaattgacaagaagagcggggtagtagttgcgctaagaaggatagcacgcttttctgtacctctctttgttttaactttctgagcgtgtttttaatccaaacatatcatatctatatgtttttggaatcaggaaccgacaaggaataagatgaaagtttttttaaattgatttggacaatttaattttgataataatttttatatatttaattttcagagcttgtttttaatccaaatataacatatttatatgtttttggaatcagcaaatgatggagaataagatgaacgtaaatttggatcgttttataaatttttattttttttttacaattttcagatttttaatgaccaaagtcattaattaatttttaagccaccaagctgaaatgcaataccgaagtccgggcttcgtcgaagattacttgaccaaaatttcaactaatttggttgaaaaatgagggcgtgacagtgccgcctcaactttcacgaaaagccggatatgacgtcatcaaagacatttatcaaaaaaatgaaaaaatcgttcggggatttcatacccaggaactctcatgtcaaatttcataaagatcggtccagtagtttagtctgaatcgctctacacacacacacacacacacacacacacacacacacacacagacacacgcacatacaccacgaccctcgtttcgattccccctcgatgttaaaatatttagtcaaaacttgactaaatataaaaacgacagAAAAATTTGACATTTGCTTACACGTTGCTACATTTGCATATTTCCTTGACTTGTTCACAATTAGCTGCCTGTGGTATTGTCTGTTTTTGTCGGATTACCTATCTGAGCCAGGAGTTCAAAGCAAGCGTCGGGCATGGGCCATAGCCTATACACAATTGAAATTCAGAAGACTTAGCACACTTTTAGGGAGCAGGAAAATATCATATTAATGTTTCTGTCATGTTGAACAGACGTGTAAACAGCTCTCTTTTTTAATAATCATCCATATGAATATTGTAATTGTGATGTTTAACATTTACGCTGTTCTGGACAGATTTAAATGGTCCATTCTAACAACCTGGGAGGCTAGAAGAGGCCACGTGTAGGGTAGTCTCCCAGCAGGCACCGCGCCTTTGACGTCATTCAGCAGGACGTGACGTAGTGCTTCCCCAGTGGCCTGGGCCGGAAAGAAAcattccaagatggcggacacACGTGGATCCTGGTCAGCGAAGGAGATGTTGACAGGTCCGGCGTTGAACAACAGCAAGACGATTGGGATGTTTTCAGCCGCTACAAAATCGAAATAATTAGTAGTGAAGGGGACAAGTTAGGGCATATGTCCACAATCATGTAACTCCAACACGGAAAACGATGTTTGTTTTCACTACTTCGGCATGAGTAGGACACCATCGATTCTACAGCTGAACGTTCCTCTGGCCATAGTATATGTAGTATGGCATTGCAGACAGTGGAAGCGCCTCCTACttttttcaaaccattttaCACAGCTTATGTTGTTTCAAGGATCTCAAGCAGAGAGAAAAGCTATAATGTTAGATGATTGtctaaaccatcatatggccacaaagctgaagctagttccctcccccctatgtccgtgtggcaagaatcagacagcagagcatattctgcaggcttgtccataccacagtgctctgagggacaccacctggccagaggagacagcgctacaaaagaagctatacggccccagagaggacttggagaggacagcccgtttcgccctgcagtccggactgacgatctaacagcgaacgacaagaagaagaagatgattgTCTACTTTATTTGAATTTTGTTTGCAAAAAGGAGTTATTCACGTTGATCACTTGTTCgttcgttgttttgttttgcttttgttttgtgtgtgtgtcgttgttGTGCCTTGTTTCTCCCTTTGTGCTTGTTCTGTCTTCCCTTTCTACTTCTCTTTCATTCTTTGTTCAAACTCACTGTTTTTGATCACATCCATCAGAAGGGTTTTCTGTTGCCCTGGTAATTCAATGTCTGGCCTGTCGTGACCTTCGGCTTCGACGGCTTGACCTGCAAACATTGTGTAGGCCTCCTTATTGTGTGACGGTAacgtattgtttttgtcaataacaaacgttccaacaacttacctttcttgggtattttattctgaattttggaacgttggcagtttcCTTGTATTTGGATTGTGTAGACCTTTGTATTCTAGAGATTTTCGCATTGACAGTTTgttatatatcaatcaatcaatcaatcaatatgatgtttatatcgcgcgtattccgtgggtacagttctaagcgcagggatctttttttaatttttttttttaatgcaatttatatcgcgcacatatattcaaggcgcagggatttatgaCATTAGGTTGGATCATGTATGGAAGCAAGTACGTCAACTGGTTAAGTCTGCATAGGTTCGGGGTTAAGTCTTTACCCCAAGAAGAAAAATCAAATGTAGATGGTACGAATTACAATACGTTAGTACATAATCATACAAGTATGCCAACTGTAGGGAGAAAAAGACACACAGCTTTGCCGGATAAGACCCCCCTAAAGGAGAAACTGTTCGGCAACTTGGTGGACCTTCAGAAGACGGCGGTATCTGTGCGTGCCACATGCAGGGATGGAAGTCTAAAtagagcgaacgagaagaagaagaagaagaagacaatacGTCAGTTGTATGGTATGTaaaacatatgtgaccctccaccacgaaatgagtcgcatgtcacctcgcgcggttctgcgctaggcttcatataagtccggggagtgtcttgtaacagAGTGAGGGTCACcctagtcacaggcttataactcaaacagtttttgctcttttctaaaacagttttcaccactggatagagcataaaaaactctttatgaaaatgtaaaaatatgaaaatcatgcaaaggtgacatgcgactcattccgtggtggagggtcacatatggtgTGGCGTCCTGGTACAGTTTTGTGTTAATGCTGCAACCAAAGATTATCTTGTACATCGCCCTTTCCTTCAAAGTTCCATaataacctcccccccccccccccccccccccccccccacctcctaaGAGACACGAACAAAACTCTTGCACATTAGAAACACATCATTAAAACGTATTTgtcttcaaaaacatcttcctaGTGTCCACACAGACGACCTTTAATAGATACGTACCAGTTCCCAAGACAACGAAGTTGATATCACTTCCAGAGATGGCCGCTTTCACAGCAGACGAGTTGTACGAGCGGCAGTTGGTGTCATCACAACCAGGCGCGAACTGTGTTTTGTTGGCGATGCCAGACAGCCCGTCAAGCGGTGTGGATATATCTTCTGCCGGTGTGTTTGGGGCGTAGTCTCCGAACAGTTGGGATGCATTGTTGGCCATTGGGCCTACCACCTGGAATGTGCATTAGCCTCTGTACAAACGCAcccacgcaagcacgcacgcacgcatgcacgcgcacgcgcacacacacacacactcacacacacgcacacacacacgcgcgcgcaggcacgcacgcacgcacacactaacacacacacgcacatacacacagacacagacacagacacagacacacacacacacacacacacacacacacacgcgcacacacacattcctctGTTTTCTGTGTTGCTTCTTGTATTTGCAAGCTTGGTCACTTTTGGAGTTGCGACATTTCAAGAACATTATGTCCGAGTAGAACTGAATTATCTACGAACTTGACCACTTTAATAGCAAACATTAATTATACGCCGATAACCTGTGAACCTGTAGGTATGAATGACTGTGTGAGTAAACATTTACAAGTATCTGTCAAAATCATTTATGAAATTCGAATAGCTACAAAAAACAATGCCCACGAAAAATTTCAATCTTACTGCAATTGTTCCAACATTCCTCAGTGGCAGAACACCGTTGTTCTTGAGCAGGACGAAGGATTTCATGGCTGCCTCCACAGCGAGGGCCTTGTGTTCAGGTGTCTCCACGTCCGCCGAGCTCAGTTTGCTGTAGGGGTTCATTTCCGGTGGGTCAAACTCGCCCAGCCTCATTCTGGTGTAGAACAGTGGCGACACCCTCTCGCGGACTGTCGCTTCAGATACTTTGTTTTGGTGGATGGCTTCCACTGAAACGATACAAGTTAGAAAAACTAGAAaataaaatacacaaacaaataaataaaatagtGCCTTTGACTCTCTGGcaagtttgtgtaaaacaatcaAACATTCCAAAAGTAATTATAATTTACGACGCAATGagtaaaatcaaaaaacaagaaaggtaggtggGTTGTTTTTATCCGGCTGCCACGAAGCCGCCAGGCGGgagaaaaaatcagccagataattTTTCGTTATTAAtagtttgtctgtgcacttaacaGACCGTTGGGTCgttatatttgtgaatgtattgttttgtcaataacaaacgttccaacaacctacctttcttgttattTGACTCtgcattttggaacgttggcagtctttttgtttttggatttgacaCAATGAACAAAACAGCATGCAGTCTAACAGAACTGCATGCAGTCTTCTTCGTTAGCTATCATGCTTTCCCTTGCGAGGGTTTCAGGCAGGCGTGAGGATAGGTACTGCTGAAGATTTTGATACTAGtttttagagagagaaagagacacaaagagacagaaacagacagtgagacagacacagagagaaagacgacAGAGGGGGAGCCAGACTGACCAAGATAGAGAcaaacatagacatagacagacagacatacaggcgcatagtgcttttagttatgcgctatagaaatctccttaataataataaagagaCAGACTCCTCTCCTCGTTCGACTCCGCGACAGACAACGAGAGAccgagagaaagaaaaaacaatagaaagagaaagaaaaacaaacacactgtcacacatgcgcacacacagaACCACGACGCTAAACGCATCAATGAAAACCCACTCACCCAACGACAGATAAACGGGATCAGCATTATAACCCGATAGCTCCAGGTTACAGCCAGCATTGACGCAGGCAGCCACCGTGTCGACGCTGTTGTTGAGGTACTTGTGCTGGCTGATGATGTTCTCTATCGCCCCCTCGTCACTGATCACGTAGCCTTTGAAGCCCCATTCCTTCCGCGTGATGTCGGTCAGCAGCTTCTCGTTGGCGCAAGCTGGTACACCGTTGATTCTAAAAGAACATGCACATCGGCACATACAAGATCCGAGGCTATATCTTTAAGAGTAACGATTGGTTTTGAAGTGAACACGGGTATTACATGGACAAAAACACTGCAGTTTGATgttgtttaatttttgtttctttttttatgaAAGTAAATGAACATAACAACTACTGATTTAATTACGTGCGACAAAAGCTGCAAAAGTTAGTTTGAGTTAGAATGAAAAAAACAGATCTATATGCAATTGGTTCGAAGCCATAGTTTATTCGAGATTGGCTCTATTTTGGGGAGATATATCCTgctacacttcactgcgccGCGGTCTCTGATCTCATTCAAGGGGCAATACTCCTTGCTACCTATATATATGATCTTACTTTACGTGGTTACTTCCCTGTAGCTGTGACATGCACAGTATCTGGCCAATCCAACACTGGCAATTAAGCTAATATTCATTATGATAACTTACAAAATGGCAGAATCTTAATCAAGTGAGGCAGAGTGCTGTTTAGAGATCAGATAAACAAAGggagtaagcgctctaaatgcatacgacatgtgcaataaagcaagtgagagttattcggaaacATTCTCCTGGAACCCGAGAAAaagaaagtcgcttgttcatttcaatgcttgttatcgtctcaggtgccaggagaatggttccgaataactctcattTACTTTATTACACATGTAgaatgcatttagagcgcttacttccctttgtttatcagattcCAAAGTAGCAGTTACCTGTTGTAGCTGCACATCAGGCTGTATGACCCGGCCTCCACACACTTCCTGAATGCAGGTAGAAAGGTCATCCTCCAGTCCTCCTCCGACACCTGTTCAGTAACACCACAAGCAAATGCGCTGTTTTTGCAAATCGTCGCTGTAATTCACATACCTCGTGTCTCAAATTGTGAGGTTTTTGAACTAAAACAATAGTTAACTCCCCTATTAATTTGCCCATGTCGTGAGAAAAGCTCGTATCTCCAGCCGCATTTAGACTGCTATTGCACTGTTCTAAAGAAATTATCAACCCATGAATTGAAGTTATATTTGATGCGGTGAATTTTCAAAatagtttttttaatgtttttttcctCAAAGTAGCAAACATTGAGATACAATTGATTTGTGAATTACAGCGACGAAATGATGTGTCAATGTCAACAGTAACATTTATAGCGatgatatattttttgttgttgctttctctatctttctttgGTAACGAACGCTCTTTTCTGTTTTGCTCTTCTCGTATTTGCTAACATCAAACAGGTAATTACACTATTTCGAATTACCACTACATTAGTAGCTAAGCTGTCTTTCttgtttgtaaatgtgtgtgtctgtttgcttgCCCGCTTGGTTTTGTTTCAACAAGCACAGAGCATTCCTATTTTTGACAGTTGTAATTGCATGTTTTGTAAATAGAACTTAAATTCTCACCTCAGCATTGAAAGAAAACCTCGAGACGGGGATGTTCTCAGGACCGCCGTGAACGTCAAAGTGTTTACATCCACCGCTGGCACGGACGTAGCGCGTGTCGTTGCCTTGGAGACCTTGGATGAAATTCGTGGCGTAGACACCGGATAAGTAAGGGTCCTCTCCGTATGTTTCCTGGGGCAAATAAAACATAAATGGCTATATGATGTAATcaaggaaggggggtgggggaggggggggggggtatatggTAACTGTGCGAAAAgaaaaagctctaaatagtaTAAGTGTGGCACAAAGAGCaacaacttcaacaacaaacaaacaaataaaaaacaaaacaaaaaaacgtcatgaaatatcaatcaatcaatcaattaatcaataacAATACAAAGTAGAAAACATACATATACAAAATAATAACGATAAAAAAAACCtggaaaaaaatttaaaaaatgtcaataaataaaacataatagCATAAAATcaagtcaatcaatcagtcaatcaatcaatcaatcaaacaatcaataaaaatacaaagtacaaacaagtaaacaaataCACAATGCAACCATCGACATTAAAACATTTCACACCTGGTTTCTTCCCCATCTGGAGTCCCTCATGATGTTGATGACGGGAGAGAAGCAGGAGGCCCCGGTGTGCATGTCAAAGTCTCCTTGCTTTACCAGGTCGTTGTGCTTGCCTCGAACTTCAACCGCCGCTGCTTCTGCCACTCGGAATATCAACTCTGGGCTGGGACAAGAGACAATGCACGATAGACTTTAACTTATGCAGTCCACCGTGATGTTAAAGTTATGAAAATGGGAAACAAATACATGATGTtctaatgtttgttttttagcaTTTCATTTCTTAGCCTTTTCTGTTGAGCACATCGTTCCATCGCGGGTTGACCAGAAAACATTGAAATAAATATGTTCTGATGATTGATTTATGGAATTTAATTTCTTAGACTTTACTGTTGAGCACATTGTTCCATCGCGGGTTGACTAGTGGCAGATTATTTGTGCAAGTTTATGTCCCCAGTTCATgtttggttttcttcttctgttttgcCTAGATACATTGTAGCCgatacaggcatgggaattccaaaatagaaaaaaactctgaaaataggccgaggtccaggggccgccgagGCCCCGGCGGGGTACAGGGGCCGAACCTCTTTGGGGGGACCAGGGGGCGGAAGGAAAACGAGCTTTAACAatttagaccaatattttgatagttctggtgtaagcaaataatggattGAGAGACAATatagtatacatataatttaatttaccttttttttgccgcggacaattttttatttttgctgaAACGTAATTTTCTTTTCGAGGAAATCCGCAATTTCGCAGAAAATTCCCATGCCTGCGATATAACATGTTACTCATACTGCATGGCAAGATGGAAAGAATGGTCTCCAGTGATATGTATCTGGCGTTATATACTTATTGATAATATAAAGAAACATGAATGTTTGTTCCTCCTTGACTTAGATAACGCTTTACCTGAAGGCTGCGGCCAAACCAATGGACTGTGGAAAAGCCGTGGCGTTCCCCGGTGCGTAGCCGTCCCCTCTTAGACATTCGGCCACCCACTGGTACCGTCCTATACCAAGTCGCTCTATTGGATTTGCTGGTCCGCCTAAGAACAGcaaaaacatcaaaaacaagaaaaagaaaaattctGAAGCATCAAATGTGCTGCGTCTCAAAAGCCAATTGCTTCTATGAGTTACTGATCTGATTGCCTCCATATTccatgtagatttaaccatgtCAGACACGAAAAGTAAGTAAACTAAAAGAAACACTCCCACTTTAGTTATTTTAAAAAGGAAAATGTTCCAAGGCAATTTACGGAGTACGTTCATTGACAATCTGAAACCAAAACCAGCTATGCGACTGTGTTGTAGTGTGGAGAGTCATGCGACGAATCCTGAAAGCTAGTTATTGAAAGAGATTGAACAGGTGAAGGGATGGAGGCGATGGAGGgccgggagggaggggggggggggagtagggaGTCTGTGGAGTCGGTCTTTACGCGTGTGTCCATCGACAATCGTATTTGTTGCCTGACATATAGCAACTCATTCGTTGTCGTCATTCAGAAGTATTACACTCACTATACTGATGATGTAGACGGAAAGAAAAGAGAAGTTATAGAAACCCTAGTTGTTTTATAGTGTCtattatatgtgaccctccaccacgaaatgagtcgcatgtcacctttgcatgattttcatattgtt
The sequence above is a segment of the Littorina saxatilis isolate snail1 linkage group LG3, US_GU_Lsax_2.0, whole genome shotgun sequence genome. Coding sequences within it:
- the LOC138962999 gene encoding uncharacterized protein; the protein is MLLRMKILLFILFSNSAWSEETASRERTYSDPQGQSVDAADYPFNNVSLPWEDRVHDLVNRLTLEEIQDQMAKGGGGKNSGPANPIERLGIGRYQWVAECLRGDGYAPGNATAFPQSIGLAAAFSPELIFRVAEAAAVEVRGKHNDLVKQGDFDMHTGASCFSPVINIMRDSRWGRNQETYGEDPYLSGVYATNFIQGLQGNDTRYVRASGGCKHFDVHGGPENIPVSRFSFNAEVSEEDWRMTFLPAFRKCVEAGSYSLMCSYNRINGVPACANEKLLTDITRKEWGFKGYVISDEGAIENIISQHKYLNNSVDTVAACVNAGCNLELSGYNADPVYLSLVEAIHQNKVSEATVRERVSPLFYTRMRLGEFDPPEMNPYSKLSSADVETPEHKALAVEAAMKSFVLLKNNGVLPLRNVGTIAVVGPMANNASQLFGDYAPNTPAEDISTPLDGLSGIANKTQFAPGCDDTNCRSYNSSAVKAAISGSDINFVVLGTGQAVEAEGHDRPDIELPGQQKTLLMDVIKNTAENIPIVLLLFNAGPVNISFADQDPRVSAILECFFPAQATGEALRHVLLNDVKGAVPAGRLPYTWPLLASQMPPIVNYSMQGRTYRYFEGDPLYPFGYGLSYTAFVYEELVLYETPGQPLKGYVFIQNNGTMEAEEVVQIYVSRRQRPAYAPKLQLVWFSRVTVPPGTNWVRVDFVIDAMSLAVWYQQDGWLIKPGIIDVFAGGQQPFQAKAVPSNILNVSFSLTESTYLGKY